The genome window CTCCAGGAAAACACGGTCTTCGTCTCCTTTGACTGCCTGAAATCCGAAAGCCTGGCCAATTGGGTGATGCAGAGATCCAAGGAATTGGGTTGCAAGACATCCCTGGCTTCGGCCCAGCTGCTGATCCAGATAACCGGACCAAGCCTGGGGCTTTTGGAACAGGAACTGCTTAAACTGTCGGCCTACCTGGAAGGCGGGGCGGACCGGGAGATAAGACCGGAACACATTAAATTGCTGGCCGGAGACACCAGCGAAGTGGGGGGATTTGAGCTGGCCGAGGCTTTGGCCAAAAAGGACCTGAAGCAATCCCTGGCCCTTTTCCACAAAATGCTGAGGACCGGGGAGGACCCGGTAAAGATGCTGTCCGGAATCAACCACAAGTTCAACACCCTGTGGCGGGTCAAGCTGATGCTGGCTCAGGGCCTTTCCCCGGAAGCAATGGGACGAAAGATGAGGATCCATCCCTACGCCTTGAAAATGGCCATACCGGCCGCCCAGAAAAGGACCGAGAGGGAGTACTGGGACCTGTTCAACGGGCTTTTCAACGCCGAACTGAAACTAAAGTCGGGATCCGGGGATCCCAGGACCTTGATGCAGCAGGTGATCTTCAAACTATCCAGTTAATCATTATTTAGAAAAGCAAAAAAGATGGCACAGGAAGTTCTGACCGGGAATGAAAGCATCGAGGAGCTGCAAAAGCTTTACGATGTTTTCACCAACAGGATCAGGCTGATCGACGAGAAGAAGGCCAACACCAAACCTGAGATATACCAAAAGGTGCGGAACGAATACGATGCCAAGCTGCTGGAGCTCCAGGTCCTGCTGGAGGAAAAGGGCGCCGGGCTGGAGGAGGCATTGAAC of bacterium contains these proteins:
- the holA gene encoding DNA polymerase III subunit delta, which codes for MATISSLDADILKSKIHPAYCFVGEEEYLKSLYIRKIAGAFLGASVEHGLEVVYGSETDAKEIIDRAQSLGIFAEKRVLVVKDIDALSPKSRKVMLEHLGREPSPDTCLILSSFKLDAKSAFYRDLQENTVFVSFDCLKSESLANWVMQRSKELGCKTSLASAQLLIQITGPSLGLLEQELLKLSAYLEGGADREIRPEHIKLLAGDTSEVGGFELAEALAKKDLKQSLALFHKMLRTGEDPVKMLSGINHKFNTLWRVKLMLAQGLSPEAMGRKMRIHPYALKMAIPAAQKRTEREYWDLFNGLFNAELKLKSGSGDPRTLMQQVIFKLSS